A portion of the Rubritalea squalenifaciens DSM 18772 genome contains these proteins:
- the ilvE gene encoding branched-chain-amino-acid transaminase codes for MSDNSKIWLDGQLVDKSAATISVFDHGLLYGDGIFEGIRFYSGRVFRLEEHIDRLLLSAKAILLDLPWTKEEICQATVDTVKANGLTDGYIRLVITRGEGGLGLNPYLCPKPSMFIIAAAIQLYPEENYVNGLELITCATRRPTPASLSPQIKSLNYLNNVMAKIECIQAGVMEGIMLNEQGYVAESTGDNVFVLKNGVVYTPPVSDGSLDGITRQVIFELCANAGIEIKEKSMTRYDLYTADEAFLTGTAAEVIPFVKLDQRPIGDGNPGKITQRLIKDFRELANSEGTPCT; via the coding sequence ATGAGCGACAACTCAAAAATCTGGCTCGACGGACAACTGGTCGACAAGTCCGCAGCCACCATCTCAGTATTTGACCACGGCCTCCTCTACGGAGACGGCATTTTCGAAGGCATCCGCTTCTACAGCGGACGCGTCTTCAGACTCGAGGAACACATTGACCGTCTTCTTCTCTCTGCCAAGGCCATCTTGCTCGACCTCCCATGGACCAAGGAGGAAATCTGCCAGGCTACCGTCGATACTGTGAAAGCCAACGGTCTCACAGACGGCTATATCCGCCTCGTGATCACCCGTGGCGAGGGAGGACTGGGGCTCAACCCATACCTTTGCCCGAAGCCATCCATGTTCATCATCGCGGCAGCTATCCAGCTCTACCCGGAAGAGAACTACGTGAATGGCCTGGAGCTCATCACCTGTGCCACCCGCAGACCGACTCCTGCTTCACTTAGCCCGCAAATCAAGTCCCTCAACTACCTCAACAACGTCATGGCCAAGATCGAGTGCATCCAGGCTGGCGTCATGGAGGGTATCATGCTCAACGAGCAAGGCTATGTCGCGGAGAGCACAGGTGATAACGTGTTCGTCCTCAAAAACGGCGTCGTCTACACTCCTCCGGTTTCTGACGGATCCCTGGACGGCATCACCCGCCAGGTCATCTTCGAGCTTTGCGCCAACGCTGGTATCGAGATCAAGGAGAAGTCCATGACCCGTTACGATCTCTACACCGCTGACGAAGCCTTCCTCACCGGTACGGCCGCTGAAGTCATCCCGTTCGTCAAGCTTGACCAACGCCCGATTGGAGACGGCAATCCAGGCAAGATCACTCAGCGCCTGATCAAAGACTTCCGCGAACTCGCGAATAGTGAAGGAACTCCCTGCACTTAA
- a CDS encoding DNA-directed RNA polymerase subunit omega — translation MKSDLVDKAAEILPDPQVLINVVSQRVRQLNNGRAPLVDTLPSMGAADIALIEIIEGKIKVTKEEEEA, via the coding sequence ATGAAAAGCGACCTTGTCGACAAAGCAGCAGAGATCTTACCAGATCCTCAAGTTCTCATCAACGTAGTCTCCCAACGTGTACGTCAGCTGAATAACGGCCGCGCACCGCTTGTCGACACACTTCCAAGCATGGGAGCCGCTGATATTGCCCTAATCGAGATCATCGAGGGTAAGATCAAAGTTACCAAAGAAGAGGAAGAAGCGTAA
- a CDS encoding class I SAM-dependent methyltransferase, with protein sequence MNEDKLHQLVGQFLQDLGGAFSVPLVQIGEKLGLYKSIEKMGPCTSAELATATGLDERYLREWLSAQAASGYVSYDAASHKFSLSDEQAFLLSNTDSPFYLAPAFGAAAAFQHNEPIIRDAFKTGEGIPWGDQTQCLSCAVAQFFRPGYQNHLVQEWLPAVEGMAEKLEKGARVADIGCGHGITTILMAKAFPNSEFIGLDYHEPSILCAREHAAEHKLHNLHFEIACAKDSHGKFDLITIFDCLHDMGDPAGAMKHLKKSLNEEGACMIVEPMAGDSLEENINPVSRLYFCASTMVCVPTSLSQEVGAALGAQAGEKKLREVVVDKAGYKHFRRITETPFNMVLEARP encoded by the coding sequence ATGAATGAAGATAAATTGCATCAGTTGGTCGGCCAATTTCTCCAGGATCTCGGCGGAGCCTTTAGTGTCCCTCTCGTCCAAATCGGCGAGAAGCTCGGCCTCTACAAGTCCATCGAAAAGATGGGTCCCTGCACCTCCGCAGAACTCGCTACCGCCACCGGACTAGACGAGCGCTACCTACGCGAGTGGCTCAGTGCCCAGGCTGCCTCCGGTTACGTGAGCTATGATGCCGCGAGCCATAAATTCTCACTCAGTGACGAGCAGGCCTTCCTTCTCTCCAACACCGACAGCCCCTTCTACCTGGCTCCGGCCTTCGGCGCCGCTGCCGCCTTCCAGCACAACGAACCCATTATCCGAGACGCCTTCAAAACCGGCGAGGGCATCCCTTGGGGAGACCAGACCCAGTGCCTTTCCTGTGCTGTCGCCCAGTTCTTCCGCCCCGGCTACCAGAACCATCTCGTTCAGGAATGGCTTCCCGCCGTGGAAGGCATGGCTGAGAAACTCGAAAAAGGTGCTCGAGTCGCCGATATCGGCTGCGGTCACGGCATCACCACCATCCTCATGGCCAAAGCCTTCCCGAATTCCGAATTCATCGGTCTGGACTACCATGAGCCCTCCATCCTCTGCGCCCGCGAACATGCGGCGGAGCACAAGCTGCACAACCTCCATTTCGAGATCGCCTGCGCCAAAGACTCACACGGCAAGTTCGACCTCATCACCATCTTCGACTGCCTCCACGACATGGGCGACCCAGCCGGAGCCATGAAGCACCTCAAGAAATCCCTCAACGAGGAGGGCGCCTGCATGATTGTAGAACCCATGGCTGGAGACTCGCTGGAGGAAAACATCAACCCTGTCAGCAGACTCTACTTCTGCGCTTCCACCATGGTTTGCGTACCAACCTCCCTTTCTCAGGAAGTAGGCGCGGCTCTGGGCGCTCAGGCCGGAGAGAAGAAACTTCGCGAAGTCGTTGTGGATAAGGCCGGCTACAAGCACTTCCGCAGAATTACCGAGACTCCATTCAATATGGTGCTCGAAGCTCGCCCCTAA
- the purN gene encoding phosphoribosylglycinamide formyltransferase, with protein sequence MKNDTLKLGVLGSGSGSNMQAIMDAIDAGTLNAEIVLVLSDNEDAYILERARKAGLRAEVIDCGGFKTKFPDDKQAEVARRLKEAGVELVCLAGFMRLVKQPMLDAYPERILNIHPSLLPNYPGLMAWKQAVEDGAAESGCTVHYVDAGMDTGPIIEQAKVPVLADDTAETLHARIQVEEHRLYPEVISQFVGK encoded by the coding sequence ATGAAAAACGACACGCTCAAACTCGGAGTTCTCGGATCAGGTTCAGGTTCAAACATGCAGGCCATCATGGATGCCATTGATGCCGGTACTTTGAATGCCGAGATCGTTCTGGTTCTCAGTGACAACGAGGACGCCTATATTCTGGAGCGTGCACGTAAGGCTGGCTTGAGAGCGGAAGTGATCGACTGTGGTGGCTTCAAGACCAAGTTCCCGGATGACAAGCAGGCCGAGGTGGCTCGTAGGCTCAAAGAAGCTGGCGTGGAGCTGGTGTGCTTGGCGGGATTCATGCGCTTGGTAAAACAGCCGATGCTGGATGCTTACCCGGAGCGTATTCTGAATATCCACCCGTCCTTGCTGCCGAATTATCCGGGCCTGATGGCCTGGAAGCAGGCGGTGGAAGATGGTGCTGCTGAGAGTGGCTGTACCGTGCACTACGTGGATGCTGGCATGGATACTGGTCCGATCATCGAGCAGGCGAAGGTGCCTGTTCTTGCTGATGATACCGCAGAGACCCTGCATGCGCGTATCCAGGTGGAGGAGCACCGCCTCTATCCTGAGGTGATTTCCCAGTTTGTGGGGAAATAG
- the smpB gene encoding SsrA-binding protein SmpB, translated as MSAEISKNRKARHDYHILETYEAGIELKGTEVKSIRAGKVNIADSFARIDKGQLFLYGCDIQPWETAGTWFQHQSRRPRRLLVHKSEILKLEQQTAQKGCTLVCLRMYWKNRKVKVEIGVAKGKTHTDQRHDLKKKVELREAQREMSRFNRR; from the coding sequence ATGAGTGCTGAAATATCCAAGAATAGAAAAGCACGCCATGATTACCACATCCTTGAAACCTATGAGGCCGGTATCGAGCTGAAAGGTACCGAGGTGAAGTCTATTCGCGCGGGCAAAGTCAACATTGCCGACTCATTCGCCCGCATCGACAAAGGCCAGCTCTTTCTCTACGGCTGTGACATTCAGCCATGGGAGACTGCTGGCACTTGGTTTCAGCACCAGTCACGCCGTCCGCGTCGACTTCTGGTGCACAAGAGCGAAATTCTCAAGCTCGAGCAGCAAACCGCCCAGAAAGGCTGCACGCTCGTCTGCCTGCGGATGTATTGGAAAAACCGCAAGGTGAAGGTGGAAATCGGCGTCGCCAAAGGCAAGACCCACACTGACCAACGCCATGACCTCAAGAAGAAGGTCGAACTGCGTGAGGCCCAGCGTGAGATGTCCCGCTTCAACAGGCGCTAA
- a CDS encoding class I SAM-dependent rRNA methyltransferase, with protein sequence MATLQARHKVTTSPRKSEPATTVHKLFTTAIDKRQHLLDEDTNALRLFDGIGDGMPDVFLETFAGRWLIATRDSRMSRDVKDFLEESGKTVYWKRLDDHQKEDPKHLCGPEQNETFLARESGLNYHISFQSGYSQGIFLDQRENRKRVREFSQPGQRILNTFAYTGAFSVAAAAAGATTTTLDLSQPYLDWAKDNLSANGIDPSEHYFCKGDTFHWLKRFARQGRTFHGIILDPPTFSRDDKGKVFRVERDYHRLTELAASCLEPGGWILASTNIRKMTLQEFIQEASRRLPKNAQITPLHMPEEYPGEQYLKSLWITLP encoded by the coding sequence ATGGCAACCCTTCAAGCACGCCATAAAGTTACAACATCTCCACGAAAAAGCGAACCAGCCACCACCGTGCACAAGCTCTTCACTACAGCCATTGATAAACGACAACACCTCCTCGATGAGGACACCAACGCCCTGAGACTCTTCGACGGCATCGGTGACGGCATGCCAGACGTCTTCCTGGAGACCTTCGCAGGACGCTGGCTCATCGCCACCCGCGATAGCCGTATGTCACGAGACGTCAAAGACTTCCTCGAAGAGTCCGGCAAGACTGTCTACTGGAAGCGCCTCGACGACCACCAAAAGGAAGACCCGAAACACCTTTGCGGCCCAGAGCAAAACGAGACCTTTCTCGCCCGCGAATCCGGCTTGAACTACCACATCTCATTCCAGTCTGGCTACTCGCAGGGCATCTTCCTGGACCAACGGGAAAATAGGAAAAGAGTCCGGGAATTTTCTCAGCCCGGTCAGCGTATCCTCAATACCTTTGCCTACACCGGCGCCTTCTCCGTGGCAGCCGCAGCTGCGGGAGCCACCACCACCACGCTCGATCTCTCCCAGCCCTATCTCGACTGGGCCAAGGACAACCTCAGCGCCAACGGCATAGATCCGAGCGAGCACTATTTCTGTAAAGGGGATACCTTCCACTGGCTCAAACGCTTTGCCAGACAAGGACGTACCTTCCACGGCATCATCCTGGATCCGCCTACTTTCTCCCGTGACGACAAAGGCAAGGTCTTCCGAGTGGAAAGGGACTATCACCGCCTGACCGAGCTCGCAGCCTCCTGCCTGGAGCCCGGAGGCTGGATCCTCGCCTCCACAAACATCCGCAAGATGACCCTGCAGGAATTCATCCAGGAAGCCAGCCGAAGGCTACCGAAAAATGCCCAGATCACCCCGCTCCACATGCCAGAGGAATACCCGGGTGAACAATATCTCAAGTCACTCTGGATTACCCTTCCCTGA
- a CDS encoding ABC transporter ATP-binding protein produces MLIKATNLHRGYTVGKKRVEVLHGVDLTINKGEKVFLCGPSGAGKTTLMYTLAGLEKPEAGTVLIGDVDLYSLSKRRQANLRNSRMAYIFQNYYLLPELTALENVSIPALIGGRSNMGAAEAALERVGLGHRQDHLPAELSGGEQQRVAIARALVNKPEIIFADEPTGNLDSKNGEQVMKMLLDLASEDGSTLVVVTHDQSLTKYGDRTLIVKDGVVI; encoded by the coding sequence ATGCTCATCAAAGCTACCAATCTTCACAGAGGATACACCGTCGGTAAAAAACGTGTCGAAGTGCTGCACGGTGTCGATCTCACTATCAACAAAGGGGAAAAAGTCTTTCTCTGCGGCCCATCGGGAGCAGGCAAAACAACCCTGATGTATACCCTCGCTGGCCTCGAAAAGCCTGAGGCTGGTACCGTCCTCATCGGAGATGTCGACCTCTACAGCCTGTCCAAACGCAGGCAGGCGAATCTGCGTAACTCACGCATGGCCTACATTTTCCAGAACTACTATCTCCTGCCAGAGCTCACGGCTTTGGAGAACGTCAGCATCCCTGCCCTCATCGGAGGCAGAAGCAATATGGGCGCAGCCGAAGCCGCACTCGAACGCGTAGGCCTCGGTCATCGCCAGGACCACCTCCCTGCCGAGCTTTCCGGAGGGGAGCAACAACGCGTGGCCATCGCCCGTGCCCTAGTGAACAAGCCTGAGATCATCTTCGCGGACGAGCCCACCGGTAACCTGGACTCCAAGAATGGCGAGCAGGTCATGAAGATGTTGCTCGACCTCGCATCCGAGGACGGTTCCACCCTCGTCGTGGTCACTCACGACCAGTCACTCACCAAGTATGGCGACCGAACTCTCATCGTCAAAGACGGGGTCGTCATCTAG
- a CDS encoding ribulokinase, translated as MAYSIGVDFGTNSCRALVLRLKDGCELGTSVFPYPSGEAGILTCPENVHVARQNPQDYLDGLVHTITEAVAHAHQADTDFDKTKVIGIGIDTTGSTVIPVDGNCQPLAFDERFKDRLSAKVWLWKDHTAHKEATEITELARHLRPEYLDYCGGVYSSEWFWSKVLHLKRTDEEVFDAAASFVEHCDWLPAVITGQQDPGSIKRGVCSAGHKAMYHKKWGGLPDKEFLGRLDSKLADLRDRLFEEVHTADEAAGTLSAEWAEKLGLTERCVVSVGAFDAHMGAVGAGVREGVLTKVVGTSTCDIMVAPQDPGVIPGVCGVVDGSVLPGNFGIEAGQSAVGDLFLWLVNQLVPEKYGSDLGEKFAKLGEEIASLKPGKSGLLALDWNNGNRTILVDQQLTGLVLGQTLHTTAGELYRAYIEATAFGALKIIDRIEECGVKIDKVVCTGGLSLKNPVMMQIYADVIGRPIEVSVCEQTCAMGAALFGAMAAGTETCGYASLEAMQDVMCQVHDKVYQPDAYSQVIYQKLYTLYSTLHDAFGTPDWQGNLGHVMKELLSIKTSS; from the coding sequence ATGGCCTATAGTATTGGTGTTGATTTCGGAACCAACAGCTGCAGAGCGTTGGTTCTCCGTTTGAAGGATGGTTGCGAACTGGGGACTTCTGTTTTTCCCTATCCCTCTGGCGAGGCTGGCATTCTGACTTGTCCTGAAAATGTGCATGTAGCGCGCCAGAATCCTCAGGATTACCTGGATGGGCTGGTGCACACAATCACTGAGGCGGTGGCTCATGCGCATCAGGCGGATACAGATTTCGACAAGACCAAGGTGATCGGTATTGGGATCGATACTACCGGGAGTACGGTGATTCCGGTGGATGGCAACTGTCAGCCCTTGGCCTTTGATGAGCGCTTCAAGGACAGGCTCAGTGCCAAGGTCTGGCTGTGGAAGGATCACACGGCCCACAAGGAGGCGACTGAAATCACCGAGCTGGCGCGTCATTTGCGTCCTGAATATCTGGATTATTGCGGTGGCGTGTACTCCTCTGAGTGGTTCTGGAGTAAAGTGCTGCACCTTAAGCGTACTGACGAAGAGGTGTTTGATGCGGCTGCGAGCTTTGTAGAGCATTGTGATTGGCTTCCGGCGGTAATTACTGGCCAGCAGGATCCTGGATCCATCAAGCGAGGTGTTTGCTCTGCCGGGCATAAGGCCATGTACCACAAGAAATGGGGAGGCCTGCCGGACAAAGAGTTTCTTGGGCGTCTAGATTCCAAGCTGGCTGACTTGAGAGACAGGCTTTTTGAAGAAGTGCACACGGCCGATGAAGCTGCAGGCACCCTCAGTGCGGAATGGGCGGAAAAGCTCGGTCTTACTGAGCGCTGTGTGGTGTCTGTGGGGGCGTTTGATGCGCACATGGGAGCCGTAGGGGCTGGTGTTCGTGAGGGAGTGCTGACCAAGGTCGTGGGTACGAGTACCTGCGATATCATGGTGGCTCCTCAGGATCCGGGCGTGATTCCGGGGGTCTGTGGGGTGGTGGATGGCTCGGTGTTGCCGGGCAATTTCGGTATCGAGGCAGGTCAGTCAGCAGTCGGTGATCTGTTTCTGTGGCTTGTGAATCAGCTGGTGCCTGAGAAGTACGGTAGCGACCTGGGGGAGAAATTTGCAAAGCTTGGGGAAGAGATCGCCAGCTTGAAACCCGGCAAGAGTGGTTTGTTAGCCTTGGATTGGAACAACGGGAACAGGACGATCCTGGTTGACCAGCAATTGACTGGCCTCGTGCTAGGACAAACGCTGCACACGACGGCTGGTGAGCTCTACCGTGCTTACATCGAGGCCACGGCATTTGGGGCGCTGAAGATCATCGACCGTATCGAAGAGTGCGGGGTGAAGATAGATAAGGTGGTTTGTACGGGAGGGTTGAGCCTGAAAAATCCAGTGATGATGCAGATCTATGCGGATGTGATTGGCCGGCCTATCGAAGTCTCAGTCTGTGAGCAGACCTGCGCGATGGGGGCGGCGCTGTTCGGTGCTATGGCGGCAGGTACGGAGACCTGTGGCTACGCTAGCCTAGAGGCCATGCAGGATGTCATGTGTCAGGTCCATGACAAAGTCTATCAGCCAGACGCGTACAGTCAGGTGATCTATCAGAAGCTGTATACACTCTATAGTACACTCCATGATGCCTTTGGTACTCCTGACTGGCAGGGGAACTTGGGGCATGTTATGAAAGAACTACTCAGCATCAAAACCTCCTCCTAA
- the araD gene encoding L-ribulose-5-phosphate 4-epimerase AraD yields MYFSKQLLEEVVAANKALAASGLAPLTWGNASGYDHVRGFVAIKPSGVPYDELTPESMVVVDLDGKKVEGDLKPSMDLKTHLEIYKAFPHVRGVVHTHSKYATSFAQAGQGLECYGTTHADYFNGTVPCVPSPSVDVVNEDYELGTGCSIVSYFQFHDIDSKQVPAALVKNHGPFAWGKGPMDAYQNALVLELCAEMAIHSLALQPDLEAIPNYLLKKHQTRKHGPDAYYGQK; encoded by the coding sequence ATGTATTTTTCCAAACAACTCCTCGAAGAGGTCGTCGCCGCTAACAAGGCCTTGGCGGCAAGTGGACTCGCCCCCCTGACTTGGGGTAACGCCAGTGGCTATGATCACGTGCGGGGCTTTGTAGCCATCAAGCCCAGTGGAGTGCCCTATGATGAGCTCACGCCTGAAAGTATGGTGGTAGTGGATCTGGACGGCAAGAAAGTGGAGGGGGATCTGAAGCCCTCCATGGACTTGAAAACCCATCTGGAGATCTACAAAGCATTCCCTCACGTCCGCGGGGTGGTACACACCCACAGCAAGTACGCCACTTCATTTGCCCAGGCTGGGCAGGGGCTGGAATGTTACGGAACGACGCATGCCGACTATTTCAATGGAACAGTGCCTTGTGTGCCATCTCCCTCAGTGGACGTGGTGAATGAAGACTATGAGTTGGGAACGGGCTGCAGTATCGTCAGTTATTTCCAGTTCCATGATATCGACTCCAAGCAGGTCCCTGCGGCTCTGGTGAAGAATCACGGACCCTTTGCCTGGGGTAAGGGGCCGATGGATGCGTATCAGAATGCCCTTGTGCTGGAACTTTGCGCTGAGATGGCGATTCATAGCCTGGCATTGCAGCCGGACTTGGAGGCGATCCCCAATTACTTGCTCAAGAAGCATCAGACGCGCAAGCACGGGCCTGACGCGTATTACGGCCAGAAGTAG
- a CDS encoding acyltransferase family protein: MLEAPTTADLVKRRHDLDALRSGAMLLGIALHAGVAYTTARWLVNDSHQSELFDIFANLVHGFRMQLFFLLSGFFTAMLYQKRGLKALVAHRFKRIFLPLVLFGAFLCPLVSWLADKSAETEAAVPVRDYHDEAKDEWYAVLNGEVEILRSYLEQGGDVNALHPEKSASLLSIAAMTGNTECVDYLLGEGAKLDTLDSDGGTPLHSAALFGREDVVSLLLEAGADPKAQNKYGYTPLDSAYHPWGVVQWLAGEYRIVLDQPSVESDRVKVRSLLEGAGAVQNIEIKEEKVTKVDEALQWLMHGPSLHHLWFLWFLCWFLGGFALVVWLLRRFGFLARTLPEWMLSFPGCYVWLVPLPLLGQYFMSRGYGFIGPDTSTGLLPMPRVLGYYAVFFAFGALLYTHGGEKRLGRRWKLGLVIGLLVLAPVVLELEFHYTGILEGLTWGRETISDILQVLYAWVMVFACMGMFRQLMKHESSKVRYMSDASYWLYLMHLPLSMSVQMGMRSWDAPAWLKFLIVCAVVMIVLLPVYQWVVRYGWIGALLNGRKNPADERC; this comes from the coding sequence ATGTTAGAAGCACCTACCACAGCTGATTTGGTTAAACGGAGGCATGATCTGGACGCTCTCCGCTCCGGAGCCATGTTGCTGGGAATCGCGCTGCATGCAGGGGTGGCCTATACCACGGCCCGGTGGTTGGTGAATGACAGTCATCAGAGTGAGCTGTTCGATATCTTTGCGAATCTGGTGCATGGATTCCGGATGCAGCTTTTCTTCCTGCTGAGTGGCTTCTTCACGGCCATGCTCTACCAGAAGCGTGGTTTGAAGGCGCTGGTCGCGCATAGATTCAAACGGATCTTCTTACCGCTGGTTTTGTTTGGTGCGTTTCTTTGTCCATTGGTCTCGTGGCTGGCAGACAAGTCTGCCGAGACGGAGGCCGCGGTGCCGGTGAGAGATTATCATGATGAGGCCAAGGATGAGTGGTATGCGGTGCTGAATGGGGAGGTGGAGATCTTGAGGTCTTATCTGGAGCAAGGTGGTGATGTGAATGCTCTGCATCCTGAGAAATCGGCTAGCCTCCTGTCCATTGCGGCAATGACCGGAAACACGGAGTGTGTTGATTATTTGTTAGGTGAAGGTGCCAAGCTGGATACCTTGGATAGTGATGGCGGTACGCCCTTGCATTCGGCGGCTTTGTTCGGGCGCGAAGATGTGGTGTCACTCTTGCTGGAGGCTGGGGCAGATCCAAAGGCTCAGAACAAGTACGGTTATACACCGCTGGATTCTGCCTACCATCCCTGGGGTGTGGTGCAGTGGCTGGCGGGTGAGTACCGTATTGTGCTAGACCAGCCGTCTGTGGAGTCCGATAGAGTGAAGGTGAGGTCTCTGCTGGAGGGGGCTGGAGCTGTTCAGAACATTGAAATCAAAGAGGAGAAGGTCACGAAAGTGGATGAGGCGCTACAGTGGCTGATGCATGGACCCTCACTTCATCATCTGTGGTTTCTCTGGTTCCTGTGTTGGTTCCTCGGAGGATTCGCTCTGGTGGTCTGGCTACTGAGAAGGTTTGGGTTTCTTGCGAGGACTCTGCCGGAGTGGATGCTGAGCTTTCCAGGGTGTTATGTCTGGTTGGTGCCGCTGCCGCTGCTTGGTCAGTACTTCATGTCCCGGGGTTACGGGTTCATTGGCCCGGATACCTCCACAGGTTTGCTACCAATGCCCAGAGTCTTGGGTTACTATGCGGTGTTCTTTGCCTTTGGTGCTTTGTTGTACACCCATGGCGGGGAGAAGAGGCTAGGCAGACGCTGGAAACTGGGGCTGGTGATCGGTCTGCTGGTATTGGCTCCAGTCGTGTTAGAGCTGGAATTTCACTACACAGGGATACTTGAGGGGCTGACCTGGGGGCGGGAGACGATTTCCGATATTCTGCAGGTGCTTTATGCCTGGGTTATGGTGTTTGCCTGCATGGGGATGTTCCGGCAGCTGATGAAGCATGAATCCAGCAAGGTTCGGTATATGTCTGATGCCTCCTACTGGCTCTATCTGATGCATCTGCCGTTATCCATGAGTGTCCAGATGGGGATGAGAAGCTGGGATGCGCCCGCGTGGTTGAAGTTTCTCATTGTCTGTGCCGTCGTGATGATTGTGTTACTGCCTGTCTATCAGTGGGTGGTTCGCTATGGTTGGATTGGGGCTTTGCTGAATGGCCGTAAAAATCCTGCTGATGAGCGGTGTTAA
- the metX gene encoding homoserine O-acetyltransferase MetX, giving the protein MADLTNRVETKFLEFGSAEQPYELAFGESLPGIRVAYETWGELNEDKSNAILLCHALSGSHHAWGYNPEIEGVGELWQEEMHQGWWEEFMGPGKAIDTNKYFVVCANYLGGCYGTTGPRSINPVTGKPYGSQFPHLTIADQADMMARVIGALGIEQLHAAIGPSVGGLITLTFATRHAEKVRTVIPLCSGFKTTVLNRLILFEQILAIENDRNFNGGDYYEGTAPDYGLALARMISHKTFVHLDAIERRARNDVRQDTETLAWYQVRDTFQSYMLHQGKKFVKRFDANTYLRIIDMWSRYDAVETGKASSVEALLKPCREHNHKFLVFSIDSDFCFYPEEQAELVGHLEKNDVECMHITVHSDKGHDSFLLEPHLYAPHLAYVLGQDASSVSQLG; this is encoded by the coding sequence GTGGCAGATTTGACCAACAGAGTAGAAACGAAGTTCCTGGAGTTCGGCAGCGCCGAGCAGCCCTACGAGCTGGCGTTCGGTGAGAGTCTTCCCGGTATCCGGGTTGCCTACGAGACGTGGGGTGAGCTGAATGAAGACAAGTCAAACGCGATCCTGCTGTGCCATGCCCTTTCCGGTTCCCATCATGCGTGGGGCTACAACCCGGAGATCGAGGGTGTAGGTGAGCTGTGGCAGGAGGAGATGCACCAGGGATGGTGGGAAGAATTCATGGGCCCCGGAAAGGCCATTGATACCAATAAATATTTCGTCGTCTGTGCGAATTACCTCGGCGGGTGCTACGGCACCACAGGTCCGCGCAGTATCAATCCAGTGACAGGCAAGCCCTACGGCAGCCAGTTCCCGCACCTTACGATCGCCGACCAGGCAGACATGATGGCGCGCGTGATCGGAGCGCTTGGTATCGAGCAGCTGCATGCAGCGATCGGTCCGTCCGTGGGTGGTCTGATCACCCTGACCTTTGCGACCCGCCATGCGGAGAAGGTGCGTACGGTGATCCCGCTCTGCAGTGGATTCAAGACCACGGTTCTCAACAGGCTAATCTTGTTCGAGCAGATCTTGGCGATCGAGAACGACCGTAATTTCAATGGTGGTGATTACTACGAGGGCACGGCACCGGACTATGGGCTGGCGCTGGCACGTATGATCTCTCACAAGACCTTTGTGCATCTGGATGCCATCGAGCGCCGTGCGCGCAATGACGTGCGCCAGGACACAGAGACGCTTGCCTGGTATCAAGTCAGGGATACTTTCCAGAGCTATATGCTGCACCAGGGTAAGAAGTTCGTGAAGCGCTTCGATGCTAATACCTATCTGCGTATCATTGATATGTGGTCCCGCTACGATGCGGTTGAGACAGGTAAGGCGAGTAGTGTGGAAGCGCTGCTGAAGCCCTGCCGTGAGCATAATCACAAGTTTCTGGTATTCAGTATTGATTCTGATTTCTGCTTCTATCCAGAAGAGCAGGCTGAGCTGGTGGGTCACTTGGAGAAGAATGACGTCGAGTGCATGCACATCACGGTTCATTCCGACAAGGGGCATGATTCCTTCCTGCTAGAGCCGCACCTCTATGCGCCGCACCTCGCCTATGTTTTGGGGCAGGATGCCAGCAGTGTATCCCAGCTGGGTTAA